The Kineococcus radiotolerans SRS30216 = ATCC BAA-149 genomic interval CGGCTTCTCCTGCGTCGAGATCGGCACCGTCACCGCCCGGCCCCAGCCGGGCAACCCCAAGCCCCGGCTGCACCGCCTCGTCGCCGACCGCGCCGTGGTCAACCGCATGGGGTTCAACAACGCTGGCGCCGAGGTCGTCGCCCGGCGGCTGCGGCAGCTGCGGGCCGTGCCGCCGGTCCACCCCGTCGTCATCGGGGTCAACATCGGCAAGAGCAAGGTCGTCGCCGAGGCCGACGCGGCGCAGGACTACGCGACCTCGGCGCGGCTGCTGGCCCCCTACGCCGACTACCTCGTCGTCAACGTCTCCTCCCCGAACACCCCCGGCCTGCGCGACCTGCAGGCCGTGGAGAAGCTGCGCCCGGTGCTGCGCGCCGTCCGCGAGGCCGCCGACGGCGCCGCCCACCGCCACGTCCCGCTGCTGGTGAAGATCGCCCCCGACCTCTCCGACGAGGACGTCGACGCCGTCGCCGACCTCGCCGTGGAGGAGGAGCTCGACGGCATCGTCGCCACCAACACCACGATCTCCCGCGAGGGCCTGCGCTCACCCGCGGCGCTCGTCGCCGCCGCCGGCGGGGGCGGGCTGTCGGGGGCGCCGCTGAAGGAGCGCTCGCTGGAGGTCCTGCACCGGCTCGCCGCCCGCACCCGCGGCTCCCTCGTCCTCGTCAGCGTCGGCGGGATCGAGACCGCCCAGGACATCGCCGAACGCCTCGACGCCGGCGCCTCCCTGGTCCAGGCGTACACCGCGTTCATCTACGAGGGCCCCGGCTGGGCCCGCCGGGTGCTCGGCGAGCTCGCCGCTAGCCGCAGCCGGCGCGAGACCGACCGCCCGTCCTGAGTCGCGCCCGCCCCGTTCCGGGGTGAAGGTCGTCAACGGTCCGCACCGCCCCGGACCCACGACGACCGAGGAGATCCGTGACCGACGTGGCCCAGCGCTCACCCGGTTCGTCCGGCCCCCAGGACCCGGGGACACCGGGGCGCCCCCGACCCGAACCGCTGGAGGGCCCTCTCGGTCTGCCTCGCGGTCGGCTTCATGACCCTGCTCGACGTGTCCATCGTCAACGTCGCCCTGCCCTCCATGGAGAGCTCGCTGGGGGCGGGGTCCAGCGAGGTCCAGTGGATCGTCGCCGGCTACGCCCTCGCCTTCGGCCTCGTCCTCGTCCCCGCCGGACGGGTCGGGGACCTGTACTCCCGGCGGCTGCTCTTCGTCGTCGGGCTCGCGGGCTTCGTCCTGACCAGCGCGGCGGCCGGTCTCGTGCAGTCCGCGACCGCGCTCGCCGTCGTCCGCCTCGCCCAGGGGGTCACCGCGGGACTGGTCAACCCCCAGGTCCTCGCCCTCATCCAGCAGCTGTTCACCGGGGCCGAGCGCGCGAAGGCGTTCGGCCTCTTCGGCACCACCATCGGGCTCTCCACGGCCATCGGCCCGCTGCTCGGCGGCGGGATCCTCGCCGTCTTCGGCGAGGCCCAGGGCTGGCGCGGGGTGTTCCTGGTCAACGTCCCCATCGGGCTCGTGCTGCTGCCCCTGGCCTGGCGGTGGCTGCCGAAGCAGGGCCGCGCCCGGACGGCGGGCCGGCTCCACCTCGACGTCGTGGGGCTGCTGCTGCTCGCCGCGGCGACGGTGTTCGCGATGCTGCCCTTC includes:
- a CDS encoding quinone-dependent dihydroorotate dehydrogenase codes for the protein MVAGSGRTYRTVYRHLLTRVDPEVAHRWAFAGMRAASRVPVAPHVLRRAFVEPDPRLRTRVLGIDFPTPLGLAAGFDKNATGISALGNFGFSCVEIGTVTARPQPGNPKPRLHRLVADRAVVNRMGFNNAGAEVVARRLRQLRAVPPVHPVVIGVNIGKSKVVAEADAAQDYATSARLLAPYADYLVVNVSSPNTPGLRDLQAVEKLRPVLRAVREAADGAAHRHVPLLVKIAPDLSDEDVDAVADLAVEEELDGIVATNTTISREGLRSPAALVAAAGGGGLSGAPLKERSLEVLHRLAARTRGSLVLVSVGGIETAQDIAERLDAGASLVQAYTAFIYEGPGWARRVLGELAASRSRRETDRPS